Proteins from one Oryza sativa Japonica Group chromosome 12, ASM3414082v1 genomic window:
- the LOC136354574 gene encoding uncharacterized protein translates to MAPAQSELPAVSAQPKQLKKESARKPGPYFNYGKYDHFAGKCPKLKRARPRFVQARVNHASAEEAQAAPEVMLGTFPVNSHPATVLFDSGASYSFISKKFAGTHGLSVVELKIPMRVHTPGDDMNTAHYCPSMSIEIKRHKGVIDYASRTITLTNDKGEKITFLSPVSQESVASLNQAAIEDQTEIVKKSLKELEDIPIVQEYTEVFPEDLSTMPLKREIEFRIDLAPGTALIYKSPYRMAANELAKVKKQVDEQLQKGKAEWSHMLRGSCVHTKAITLLMTLSWQQWFML, encoded by the exons ATGGCACCGGCTCAGTCAGAACTGCCAGCTGTGTCAGCTCAGCCAAAACAGCTCAAGAAGGAGTCTGCAAGAAAGCCAGGACCCTACTTCAACTATGGCAAGTATGACCACTTTGCTGGCAAGTGTCCGAAGCTGAAGCGCGCTAGACCTAGGTTCGTTCAGGCCCGGGTCAATCATGCGTCTGCAGAGGAGGCAcaggcagcaccagaggtcatGCTGGGCACATTTCCTGTCAACTCACACCCGGCAACAGTTCTTTTTGATTCGGGTGCCTCGTATTCTTTCATTTCCAAGAAGTTTGCTGGGACACATGGATTATCCGTAGTGGAACTTAAAATACcaatgcgggttcatacccctgGAGATGACATGAACACCGCACACTACTGCCCCTCAATGTCTATAGAGATCAAAAG ACACAAGGGGGTGATTGACTATGCAAGTCGCACCATCACCCTAACCAACGACAAAGGGGAAAAGATCACCTTCCTTTCTCCAGTGTCGCAGGAGTCTGTAGCAAGTCTGAATCAGGCTGCAATTGAGGATCAGACAGAAATAGTGAAGAAAAGTCTAAAGGAATTGGAGGATATTCCTATAGTACAAGAGTATACTGAGGTGTTTCCTGAAGACCTCTCTACAATGCCACTAAAGAGAGaaatcgagttccggattgatttggcaccCGGAACTGCTCTGATCTACAAGAGtccgtacagaatggcagctaatgagctagcaaaggtcaagaagcaggttgatgaacagctgcagaaagg GAAGGCAGAGTGGTCGCATATGCttcgcggcagttgcgtccataCGAAAGCAATTACCCTACTCATGACCTTgagttggcagcagtggttcatgctctga
- the LOC112937355 gene encoding uncharacterized protein encodes MAVPNAILFAVVILTLSSFAKAQQPATPPRRNPPRAPPPPLPPPPQTIPPPPPVSATPPPEPTPPGAPPRAPPPQRVPPPSPVSEEPTPAPAPAPTPINVSPTPSRAPPRASPPQRVPPPPSVSEEPTSAPAQAPTPTNVTPTPSRAPPPQRVPPPPPVNEEPTPAPAPAPTPINLTPTPSRAPPRAPPPQRVPPPSPVNEEPTPAPAPAPTPVTVTPTPSRAPPRAPPPQRVPSPPPVSEEPTSAPAPAPTPTNVTPTPSRAPPRAPPPQRIPPPPPVNEQPTPAPAPTPSRAPPRAPPPQRVPPPTPANEEPTPAPAPAPPPVNLTPTPSRAPPRAPPPQRVPPPSPVSEEPTPAPAPAPTTVTVTPTPSRAPPRAPPPQRVPSPPPVSEEPTSAPAPAPTPTNVTPTPSRAPPRAPPPQRVPPPPPVNEQPTPAPAPPPSRAPPRAPPPQRVPPPTPANEEPTPAPAPAPPPVNLTPTPSRAPPRAPPPQRVPPPSPVSEEPTPAPAPAPTPVTVTPTPSRAPPRAPPPQRIPSPPPVNEQPTPAPAPAPTPINLTPTPSRAPPHAPPPQRVPPPTPVSEEPTPMPAPAPTPSRTPPRVPPPHSVPPPPTQTMPPPPPATPSQPPISQPPPPSRGGQCPKEKVLALNVCAKLDPSTLLISPSLVKQDCCPPITSLSSTDAASCLCDSFKFSGGVIPNGFSIQTILRVCGFANIGNFICH; translated from the coding sequence ATGGCAGTCCCCAATGCCATCCTGTTCGCCGTCGTGATTCTCACGCTCTCTTCTTTTGCCAAGGCCCAGCAACCTGCAACACCTCCCAGAAGGAACCCGCCACGtgcacccccgccgccgctaccaccaccaccacaaacaataccaccgccaccaccagtAAGTGCCACACCACCACCAGAACCAACCCCACCAGGCGCACCTCCGCGTGCGCCACCACCGCAAAGGGTTCCACCGCCATCTCCGGTTAGTGAAGAACCAACACCGGCACCTGCTCCAGCGCCAACCCCTATAAATGTTTCTCCAACACCATCACGTGCACCTCCTCGTGCATCACCACCGCAAAGGGTTCCACCGCCACCTTCGGTTAGCGAAGAGCCAACATCGGCACCCGCCCAAGCACCAACACCGACCAATGTGACACCAACACCATCACGTGCACCGCCACCACAAAGggttccaccaccacctccggttAACGAAGAACCAACACCGGCACCCGCTCCTGCACCTACACCTATTAACCTTACTCCAACACCATCACGCGCACCTCCTCGTGCACCCCCACCACAAAGGGTTCCACCGCCATCTCCGGTTAATGAAGAACCAACACCGGCACCCGCTCCAGCACCAACCCCTGTTACTGTTACTCCGACACCATCACGTGCACCTCCGCGTGCACCGCCACCACAAAGGGTTCCATCGCCACCCCCGGTTAGCGAAGAGCCAACATCGGCACCCGCTCCAGCACCAACACCGACCAATGTGACTCCAACACCATCACGTGCACCTCCACGTGCACCGCCACCACAAAGGATTCCACCGCCACCTCCGGTTAATGAACAACCAACACCGGCACCCGCTCCAACACCATCGCGTGCACCTCCACGCGCACCTCCACCACAAAGGGTTCCACCACCAACTCCGGCTAATGAAGAACCAACACCGGCACCAGCTCCAGCACCACCACCTGTTAACCTTACTCCGACACCATCACGTGCACCTCCCCGTGCACCACCACCACAAAGGGTTCCACCGCCATCTCCGGTTAGTGAAGAACCAACACCGGCACCCGCTCCAGCACCAACCACTGTTACTGTTACTCCGACACCATCACGTGCACCTCCGCGTGCACCACCACCACAAAGGGTTCCATCGCCACCCCCGGTTAGCGAAGAACCAACATCGGCACCCGCTCCAGCACCAACACCGACCAATGTGACTCCAACACCATCACGTGCACCTCCACGTGCACCGCCACCACAAAGGGTTCCACCGCCACCTCCGGTTAATGAACAACCAACACCGGCACCCGCTCCACCACCATCGCGTGCACCTCCACGCGCACCTCCACCACAAAGGGTTCCACCGCCAACTCCGGCTAATGAAGAACCAACACCGGCACCAGCTCCAGCACCACCACCTGTTAACCTTACTCCGACACCATCACGTGCACCTCCCCGTGCACCACCACCACAAAGGGTTCCACCGCCATCTCCGGTTAGTGAAGAACCAACACCGGCACCCGCTCCAGCACCAACCCCTGTTACTGTTACTCCGACACCATCACGTGCACCTCCAcgcgcaccaccaccacaaagGATTCCATCACCACCTCCGGTTAATGAACAACCAACACCGGCACCCGCTCCAGCACCAACACCTATTAACCTTACTCCGACACCATCACGTGCACCTCCAcatgcaccaccaccacaaAGGGTTCCACCGCCAACTCCTGTTAGCGAGGAACCAACTCCAATGCCCGCTCCAGCTCCAACACCATCACGTACACCGCCGCGGGTGCCACCACCGCACAGTGTTCCGCCGCCACCAACACAAACCatgccacctccacctccagcaACTCCATCACAACCACCGATATCACAGCCGCCACCTCCATCCAGAGGTGGTCAGTGCCCAAAAGAAAAGGTATTAGCGCTCAACGTGTGCGCAAAACTTGATCCGTCAACTCTGCTCATCTCCCCGAGTTTGGTTAAGCAGGATTGTTGTCCACCGATCACCAGTCTATCTAGCACTGATGCCGCCAGTTGCCTATGTGATTCCTTCAAGTTCAGTGGTGGTGTTATCCCTAATGGTTTCTCCATCCAAACGATACTTCGTGTTTGTGGCTTTGCTAACATAGGCAACTTCATTTGTCATTAA